In Campylobacteraceae bacterium, one DNA window encodes the following:
- the nth gene encoding endonuclease III yields MKKATKKEIQIIKEAFVKKYADAVTELNYTNDYELLIAIILSAQCTDKRVNIITPALFEKYPTVFELVDASLDDVKDLLKSCSFFNNKAKNIIKMAHSVIEDFEGDIPHVQKKLMTLAGVGNKTANVFMIESEGANLMAVDTHVFRVSHRLGLSDGKNVTETEKHLVTRLKDDLHIFHQAMVLFGRYTCKAIKPDCDNCLFPHVCKTKETFHV; encoded by the coding sequence ATGAAAAAAGCCACCAAAAAAGAAATACAAATAATTAAAGAAGCTTTTGTAAAAAAGTATGCAGATGCTGTTACAGAGCTTAATTATACTAATGACTACGAATTGTTGATTGCTATCATATTATCAGCTCAATGTACGGATAAGAGAGTTAATATTATAACTCCAGCACTTTTTGAAAAATACCCCACTGTCTTTGAATTAGTGGATGCATCTTTAGATGATGTAAAAGATTTATTGAAATCCTGTTCATTCTTCAATAACAAAGCAAAAAACATCATTAAGATGGCTCACAGCGTTATTGAAGATTTTGAAGGTGATATCCCACATGTACAAAAAAAACTTATGACTTTAGCAGGGGTAGGTAATAAAACAGCCAATGTTTTTATGATTGAAAGTGAAGGTGCAAATTTAATGGCTGTGGATACTCACGTTTTTAGAGTATCTCACCGCTTAGGATTAAGTGATGGTAAAAATGTGACAGAAACAGAAAAACACTTAGTTACTAGATTAAAAGATGATTTACATATTTTTCATCAAGCCATGGTTTTATTTGGAAGATATACTTGTAAAGCAATCAAACCAGACTGTGATAATTGTTTGTTTCCTCATGTATGCAAAACAAAAGAAACCTTTCACGTTTAA